The Lentimicrobiaceae bacterium genome has a window encoding:
- a CDS encoding anhydro-N-acetylmuramic acid kinase, with protein MSNNKYTVLGVMSGTSVDGLDLALTEFYYRNSKLKFEIIKAQTIDYDELWHDRLKNSHLLSAPDLTQLHVDFGKHIGNSINNFLQQTAVKPQLICSHGHTVFHNPANSYTLQIGDGASIAAVTQIPVVCDVRTSDVAYGGQGAPLVPIGDKLLFGEYGFCLNIGGFSNISYTQNDKTIAFDIVPSNIVLNYLTNFLNLPYDKDGNIAKSGTVDDELLQKLNNLSYYKTEPPKSLGREWVDGNVLPIINLSEISITDKIATYTEHIAIQISKILNKQNEKCLVTGGGAFNKHLIEKIMQYSATEVILPDKNIVNYKEALIFALLGLLRWQEKPNCLPSVTGATKAAIGGAMYLP; from the coding sequence ATATCTAACAATAAATATACGGTTTTAGGTGTTATGTCGGGCACGTCTGTCGACGGATTAGACCTTGCCCTAACAGAGTTTTACTACCGCAATTCAAAACTGAAATTTGAAATCATCAAAGCTCAAACCATTGATTACGATGAGTTGTGGCACGATAGATTAAAAAACTCACATTTACTTTCGGCTCCCGACCTAACTCAACTTCATGTAGATTTTGGCAAACACATAGGAAATTCCATCAATAATTTTTTGCAACAAACAGCTGTAAAACCGCAGCTTATATGCAGTCATGGACATACTGTATTTCATAATCCTGCTAATAGTTACACCTTGCAAATAGGCGATGGAGCTTCAATAGCAGCCGTTACACAAATTCCGGTAGTTTGCGACGTGCGCACATCAGATGTTGCATATGGCGGACAAGGTGCACCGCTAGTGCCAATAGGCGATAAGTTGCTATTTGGAGAATATGGTTTTTGCCTGAATATAGGCGGATTTTCAAACATCTCGTATACCCAAAATGACAAGACTATTGCCTTTGATATTGTTCCTTCAAATATAGTTCTAAATTATCTCACCAACTTTTTGAATTTACCTTACGATAAAGACGGCAATATTGCCAAAAGCGGAACAGTTGATGATGAATTACTACAAAAACTGAATAATTTAAGCTATTACAAAACAGAACCGCCTAAATCGCTTGGTAGAGAATGGGTTGATGGAAATGTACTTCCTATAATTAATTTGTCAGAGATTAGCATCACCGACAAAATAGCAACCTACACCGAGCATATTGCTATCCAGATTTCAAAGATTTTGAATAAACAGAACGAGAAGTGTTTGGTTACGGGTGGCGGAGCCTTTAACAAGCATTTGATAGAAAAAATAATGCAATATTCGGCAACCGAAGTAATTTTACCCGATAAAAATATTGTTAATTATAAAGAAGCACTTATTTTTGCATTGTTAGGTTTATTGCGATGGCAAGAAAAGCCAAATTGTTTACCTTCGGTAACGGGTGCAACTAAGGCGGCTATTGGCGGAGCAATGTACCTGCCGTAA